One Vitis vinifera cultivar Pinot Noir 40024 chromosome 8, ASM3070453v1 genomic window carries:
- the LOC100264932 gene encoding type II peroxiredoxin E, producing MATTLTMARLLSSAKSLSFSSSASALFPPASLSLKLRHPKPLRFSTAISATIAVGDKLPESTFSYFDSAGELQTTTVSDLTKGKKAILFAVPGAFTPTCSQKHLPGFVEKSGELKSKGVETIACISVNDAFVMKAWKADLKIEDQVLLLSDGNGDFTKAIGCELDLSDKPVGLGVRSRRYAMLVDDGVVKVLNLEEGGAFTFSGAEDILKLL from the coding sequence ATGGCAACCACCCTAACAATGGCCAGGCTTCTCTCTTCCGCCAAAtccctttctttctcttcttccgCATCTGCCCTTTTCCCACCCGCTTCCCTCTCCCTCAAACTCCGCCACCCTAAGCCCCTCAGATTCTCCACCGCCATCTCCGCTACCATCGCCGTCGGTGACAAGCTCCCAGAATCCACCTTCTCCTACTTCGACTCCGCCGGCGAGCTCCAGACCACCACCGTCTCCGACCTCACCAAGGGCAAGAAAGCCATCCTCTTTGCCGTCCCCGGCGCCTTCACCCCCACTTGCTCCCAGAAACACCTCCCCGGCTTCGTTGAAAAGTCCGGCGAGCTCAAGTCAAAAGGGGTCGAAACCATCGCCTGCATCTCCGTCAACGACGCCTTCGTCATGAAGGCTTGGAAGGCCGACTTGAAGATCGAGGACCAAGTGCTCCTGTTGTCGGATGGAAATGGGGACTTCACCAAAGCTATTGGGTGCGAGCTCGATCTCAGCGACAAGCCTGTGGGTCTGGGAGTGAGGTCGAGGCGTTACGCCATGTTGGTGGACGATGGAGTTGTCAAGGTCTTGAATTTGGAGGAGGGCGGTGCGTTTACGTTCAGTGGCGCCGAGGATATCCTCAAACTTCTCTGA
- the LOC100854858 gene encoding pentatricopeptide repeat-containing protein At5g12100, mitochondrial: MAKRIHLSKFSVGSTLNKPQKSLLLPSCKPFCSLTEKQEPTSTTNNSTTNLQGQVQEQARHEHVQKLQTLLQQGRTETARRLIRSMLLPKSPFSSPSHLYTLFSLSSTPMKPLFSDMLLSICSESKMVSESAELYMLMKKDGVLPSVASLNLFLESLVSTKRYEDTLQLFSEIVESGLRPDQFMYGKAIQAAVKLGDLKRAIELMTCMKRGGVSPGVFVYNVVIGGLCKEKRMKDAEKLFDEMLDRRVAPNRITYNTLIDGYCKVGQLEEAFNIRERMKVENVEPTIITFNSLLNGLCRAQMMEEAQRVLEEMEVYGFVPDRFTYTTLFDGHLKCGNVDASITLSEEAVRKGVQILDYTCSILLNALCKEGNMEKAEEVLKKFLENGLAPVGVFFNTIVNGYCQVGDINKAYTTIEKMEAVGLRPNHVTYNSLVKKFCEMKNMEEAEKCIKKMVEKGVLPNVETYNTLIDGYGRSCLFDRCFQILEEMEKKGLKPNVISYGCLINCLCKDANILEAEVILGDMVHRGVVPNAQIYNMLIDGSCIAGKLKDAFRFFDEMVAREIVPTLVTYNILINGLCKKGKVMEAENLASEITRKGLSFDVITYNSLISGYSSAGNVQKALELYETMKKSGIKPTLNTYHRLIAGCGKEGLVLVEKIYQEMLQMNLVPDRVIYNALIHCYVEHGDVQKACSLHSAMEAQGIQPDKMTYNCLILGHFKEGRMHKVKNLVNDMKIRGLIPKTETYDILIVGHCKLKDFDGAYVWYREMFENGFTPSVSICDNLITGLREEGRSHDADVICSEMNMKGKDDCRADEDASAV; this comes from the coding sequence atggcgaAACGAATCCATCTCTCAAAATTCTCCGTCGGTAGTACCCTGAACAAACCCCAAAAATCCCTCTTGCTTCCTTCCTGCAAGCCCTTCTGCTCTCTCACAGAGAAGCAAGAACCTACGTCTACTACAAACAACAGCACCACCAACCTCCAAGGTCAAGTCCAAGAACAGGCCCGCCATGAACATGTTCAAAAGCTCCAAACCCTCCTCCAACAGGGTCGTACCGAAACCGCGCGAAGGCTCATCAGGTCTATGCTTCTACCCAAATCACCTTTCTCTTCACCCTCTCATCTCTACACTCTCTTCTCCCTCTCTTCAACCCCCATGAAACCCCTTTTCTCCGACATGCTCTTATCCATTTGTTCCGAGTCCAAAATGGTTTCGGAATCTGCGGAATTGTACATGTTGATGAAGAAAGATGGTGTATTGCCATCCGTAGCGTCTCTCAATCTGTTTCTTGAATCTTTGGTGTCGACAAAACGGTACGAGGATACTCTTCAGTTGTTTTCGGAGATTGTGGAGTCCGGGCTTCGACCGGATCAGTTTATGTATGGGAAGGCGATTCAGGCGGCAGTGAAGTTAGGGGACTTGAAAAGGGCTATTGAGCTTATGACTTGTATGAAGAGGGGAGGGGTGAGTCCGGGTGTTTTTGTGTATAATGTTGTGATTGGTGGGTTGTGTAAAGAGAAGAGAATGAAGGATGCGGAGAAGCTATTTGACGAAATGCTTGATAGGAGGGTGGCACCCAATCGGATTACCTATAACACGCTTATTGATGGGTATTGCAAAGTGGGACAGTTGGAGGAGGCATTTAATATTCGGGAGCGGATGAAGGTGGAAAATGTGGAGCCGACCATTATTACTTTCAATTCGTTGCTTAATGGGCTTTGTCGGGCACAGATGATGGAAGAGGCACAACGGGTGTTGGAAGAGATGGAAGTTTATGGATTCGTTCCGGACAGATTTACTTATACTACTCTTTTTGATGGCCACTTGAAGTGTGGGAATGTGGATGCTTCAATTACCCTTTCTGAAGAAGCAGTAAGGAAAGGGGTTCAGATTCTTGATTATACTTGTAGCATTTTGTTGAATGCGTTATGTAAGGAAGGGAATATGGAGAAGGCTGAGGAAGTTTTGAAgaagtttttggaaaatgggCTTGCTCCAGTAGGGGTGTTTTTTAACACAATTGTGAATGGATACTGCCAGGTTGGTGATATTAACAAAGCATATACGACAATTGAAAAAATGGAAGCAGTTGGGTTGAGGCCCAACCATGTCACTTACAATTCCTTGGTCAAGAAGTTTTGTGAAATGAAGAATATGGAGGAGGCAGAGAAATGCATAAAGAAGATGGTGGAAAAGGGAGTTTTGCCAAATGTCGAGACATATAACACTTTAATTGATGGCTATGGGCGGAGTTGCCTTTTTGATAGGTGTTTCCAGATTCTCgaagaaatggagaaaaagGGGCTAAAGCCCAACGTTATAAGCTATGGTTGTCTCATAAATTGTTTATGCAAGGATGCTAACATTCTTGAAGCTGAAGTAATACTTGGTGATATGGTACACAGAGGAGTGGTGCCAAACGCACAAATATACAATATGCTGATTGATGGTAGCTGTATAGCGGGGAAGTTGAAAGATGCTTTCAGGTTTTTTGATGAGATGGTGGCAAGAGAGATTGTTCCCACGCTTGTAACATACAATATTCTTATAAATGGGCTCTGCAAAAAGGGTAAAGTAATGGAAGCTGAAAACTTGGCCTCTGAGATCACAAGGAAAGGTTTGAGTTTTGATGTGATCACATACAACTCCCTAATTTCTGGATATTCTAGTGCAGGAAATGTTCAGAAGGCTTTGGAATTATATGAAACTATGAAGAAATCAGGAATTAAACCTACTCTAAATACATATCATCGTCTCATAGCTGGATGTGGCAAGGAAGGACTGGTGCTAGTGGAAAAAATTTATCAGGAAATGTTACAGATGAATTTGGTTCCTGATCGGGTTATATATAATGCACTTATTCATTGTTATGTTGAACATGGAGATGTCCAAAAGGCATGTTCTTTGCACTCTGCCATGGAAGCCCAGGGGATTCAGCCTGACAAGATGACCTATAATTGCTTGATTCTGGGGCACTTTAAAGAGGGTAGGATGCATAAAGTAAAGAATCTTGTCAATGATATGAAGATTAGAGGATTAATTCCTAAAACTGAAACCTATGACATACTGATTGTGGGGCATTGCAAGCTAAAGGATTTCGATGGAGCTTATGTCTGGTACAGAGAAATGTTTGAGAATGGTTTCACTCCCAGTGTCTCTATTTGTGACAATCTTATCACTGGCCTTAGAGAGGAGGGAAGGTCCCATGATGCTGATGTTATTTGCTCAGAAATGAATATGAAAGGAAAGGATGATTGTAGAGCAGATGAGGATGCTTCTGCTGTTTGA
- the LOC100259738 gene encoding glucomannan 4-beta-mannosyltransferase 9, whose product MDRLSSTTLLPDALQGTRDDISEQLGVVWSQIKAPVIVPLMSIAVAVCLAMSLMLFFERVYLSIVIVLVKLFGRKPDKRYKWEPMKDDVELGNSAYPMVLVQIPMYNEKEVYQLSIGAACGLSWPSDRIIIQVLDDSTDPTIKDLVELECQRWASKGINIKYEIRNNRNGYKAGALKEGMKHSYVKECDYVAIFDADFQPEPDFLWRTVPFLVHNPEIALVQARWKFVNSDECLMTRMQEMSLDYHFTVEQEVGSSTYAFFGFNGTAGVWRIAALNEAGGWKDRTTVEDMDLAVRASLKGWKFVYLGTLKVKNELPSTFKAYRYQQHRWSCGPANLFRKMVMEIVRNKKVSLWKKVHVIYSFFIVRKLVAHIVTFVFYCVVLPATVLVPDVEVPRWGAVYIPTIITILNAVGTPRSLHLMVFWILFENVMSLHRTKATFIGLLEGGRVNEWVVTEKLGDALKVKAATKAPKKPRFKIGERLHLLELGVGAFLFFCGCYDVAFGRNHYFIYLYVQAIAFFIVGFGYVGTFVPKS is encoded by the exons ATGGATCGGCTTTCGTCGACAACTCTTCTTCCTGATGCACTTCAGGGAACGAGAGACGACATTTCTGAGCAACTTGGGGTAGTTTGGAGTCAGATCAAAGCGCCAGTGATCGTACCTCTCATGAGCATTGCGGTGGCCGTGTGCTTGGCGATGTCACTGATGCTCTTCTTCGAGAGGGTCTACTTGAGCATTGTCATCGTTCTTGTAAAGCTCTTTGGGCGAAAACCAGACAAGCGTTACAAATGGGAGCCCATGAAAGACGATGTAGAGTTGGGAAACTCGGCTTACCCGATGGTTCTGGTTCAAATCCCAATGTACAACGAAAAGGAG GTTTACCAGCTCTCAATTGGAGCTGCATGTGGACTCTCATGGCCCTCCGATCGTATCATAATTCAAGTCCTGGACGATTCAACCGACCCCACAATCAAG GACTTGGTGGAGCTAGAATGTCAGAGATGGGCAAGCAAAGGCATAAACATCAAGTACGAGATAAGAAACAACAGAAATGGGTACAAAGCAGGAGCTCTCAAGGAGGGAATGAAACACAGCTACGTTAAGGAGTGCGATTACGTAGCCATCTTCGACGCCGATTTCCAACCCGAACCTGATTTTCTGTGGCGCACCGTTCCCTTTCTCGTCCACAACCCTGAAATAGCTCTCGTTCAGGCTCGTTGGAAATTCG TGAACTCGGACGAGTGTTTGATGACTAGGATGCAAGAGATGTCATTGGATTACCATTTCACCGTGGAGCAGGAAGTGGGCTCCTCCACCTATGCCTTCTTTGGATTCAATG GGACAGCGGGTGTATGGAGAATTGCTGCACTGAACGAAGCTGGGGGATGGAAGGATAGGACAACAGTGGAGGATATGGATCTGGCAGTGAGGGCTAGTCTCAAAGGCTGGAAATTTGTCTACCTTGGTACTCTCAAG GTTAAAAATGAGTTGCCTAGTACCTTTAAAGCCTACCGCTACCAACAGCATCGGTGGTCGTGTGGCCCTGCTAATCTTTTCAGGAAAATGGTAATGGAGATTGTAAGAAACAAG AAAGTGTCTTTGTGGAAGAAGGTCCATGTGATTTACAGCTTCTTCATAGTTAGGAAGCTTGTAGCTCACATTGTCACCTTTGTCTTTTACTGTGTGGTACTACCAGCAACTGTTTTGGTTCCTGATGTTGAGGTTCCCAGGTGGGGAGCAGTTTATATCCCTACCATCATTACCATCCTCAATGCAGTTGGAACTCCAAG GTCACTCCACTTAATGGTTTTCTGGATCCTTTTTGAGAATGTCATGTCCCTACATCGGACCAAGGCTACCTTCATTGGACTGCTGGAAGGCGGTAGAGTTAACGAATGGGTTGTAACTGAGAAGCTAGGAGATGCTCTCAAAGTTAAAGCAGCCACTAAGGCACCCAAGAAACCACGATTCAAGATTGGAGAAAG ACTCCATTTGCTGGAGCTTGGAGTTGGTGCTTTCCTCTTCTTCTGTGGCTGCTATGATGTTGCCTTTGGAAGAAATCACTACTTCATATACCTTTACGTTCAAGCTATTGCCTTCTTCATTGTGGGGTTTGGTTATGTTGGCACCTTTGTTCCCAAGTCTTAG
- the LOC100254632 gene encoding uncharacterized protein LOC100254632 has translation MRGVDEGKGKETVTFRAPSHDEEGRKRVEKVEVDTLKYIEKKLENKGVLRMERHPADGLSLKRGPPKSGHGGKYTWEGPKDSVHNELEGAPPALDEKDPNFVDEEEEERIVKGEEEDVAGLVVGEVEVAKAAEVKEGVARVEVDPGLKLKVI, from the coding sequence ATGAGAGGGGTCGATGAAGGAAAGGGAAAGGAAACGGTGACTTTTAGAGCACCAAGTCATGACGAGGAAggtcggaaaagggttgaaaaGGTGGAGGTCGACACACTTAAGTACATCGAAAAGAAGCTGGAGAACAAGGGAGTACTTCGAATGGAGCGTCATCCTGCTGACGGGCTTAGTCTGAAGCGCGGCCCACCCAAGTCCGGCCACGGCGGCAAGTACACTTGGGAGGGTCCTAAAGACTCGGTTCACAACGAGCTCGAGGGTGCGCCACCGGCTTTGGATGAAAAGGATCCCAACTTTGTGGAtgaagaggaggaggagaggATTGTGAaaggggaagaagaagatgtgGCGGGGCTTGTTGTCGGTGAAGTTGAGGTGGCCAAGGCTGCTGAGGTCAAAGAAGGCGTTGCTAGAGTTGAGGTTGATCCTGGCTTGAAGTTGAAGGTCATATGA
- the LOC100264874 gene encoding uncharacterized protein LOC100264874, protein MSGKLDISKNKNVVPTETESESESENEKDSGNDFGLSLEKLTLGPRKKLLVMNLSGLLLHRAFKRDTPRIPKHRRPDVVFGNFFLYPVYCRPHSEDFMKFCLERFEVGIWSSSIERNLNAALDCAIGGLRGKLLFAWDQVYCTDTGFKSLEKKTKPLFLKELRKIWESSDLGKRFSSSNTLLIDDSPYKAILNPANTGIFPASYNADNVNDTELGPRGALRLYLDGLVDAVDVASYVKEHPFGQPAISPTHSHWDFYSVVIQRFRNNQASKSNVPKK, encoded by the exons ATGTCTGGAAAGTTGGACATCTCGAAGAACAAGAATGTGGTTCCGACTGAGACTGAGAGTGAGAGCGAGAGTGAGAATGAAAAAGATTCAGGAAATGATTTTGGTCTTTCGTTGGAGAAGCTAACCCTTGGTCCACGAAAGAAGCTTCTTGTAATGAACCTTAGTGGTTTGCTGTTACACAGGGCATTCAAGCGTGACACGCCCAGGATTCCAAAACACCGACGGCCTGACGTGGTCTTCGGAAA CTTTTTCCTATATCCGGTTTATTGCAGGCCTCATTCTGAAGATTTCATGAAATTCTGCCTCGAAAGATTTGAAGTTGGAATATGGTCTTCGTCCATAGA ACGGAACCTTAATGCCGCTCTGGATTGTGCAATTGGAGGATTAAGAGGCAAGCTGTTATTCGCGTGG GACCAAGTCTACTGCACTGACACCGGGTTCAAGTCTCTTGAAAAGAAGACTAAACCCCTCTTTTTAAAGGAGCTGAGGAAGATATGGGAAAGCAGTGACCTTGGGAAACGGTTCTCTTCATCCAACACACTGTTGATTGATGATTCTCCTTACAAAGCCATCCTGAATCCT GCTAATACAGGGATTTTCCCTGCTTCATACAATGCAGACAATGTCAATGATACAGAACTGG GACCTCGGGGAGCGCTGAGGCTGTATCTGGATGGCCTTGTGGATGCTGTTGATGTTGCTTCATATGTTAAGGAACACCCATTTGGGCAGCCTGCAATATCACCAACCCATTCACACTGGGATTTCTACTCCGTCGTCATCCAGCGTTTCCGCAACAATCAAGCTTCTAAGTCTAATGTcccaaagaaataa
- the LOC100254577 gene encoding AT-hook motif nuclear-localized protein 7, which translates to MEEKESTVSGSPGNSEAESPPVSGVVPQVMNMAINMSMERSLGGGDDGGGVGGNVGGRISGGGGGGSGSFDLLGRKKRGRPRKYDADGNLRLSYAVSPPPGFTLSSPSSDFSSKRGRGRPPGSGNWQLLASLGELFANTAGGDFTPHVVTVNTGEDVASKILSFSQKGPRGICVLSANGAVSNVTIRQPGSSGGILTYEGRFEILSLSGSFTVSDSGGARSRTGGLSVSLAGPDGRVIGGGIAGILTAAGPIQIVVGSFMPNGYKTHKRKHHREPTTTSIIPPAPDTVTAARPISQAAPEVGPCLNSTSPSHGQSHGEADDSVNNKQISNVISLQSAAWNGSEHKSEQRPSPDINLTVPSE; encoded by the exons ATGGAAGAGAAGGAGAGTACGGTTTCTGGGTCACCCGGGAACTCGGAGGCTGAGTCGCCTCCTGTGAGCGGGGTGGTGCCACAAGTGATGAATATGGCTATAAACATGAGCATGGAGAGAAGTTTGGGAGGTGGTGACGATGGCGGAGGCGTTGGTGGCAACGTAGGTGGTCGTAttagtggtggtggtggcggcGGCAGTGGAAGTTTTGATTTATTGGGGAGGAAAAAGAGAGGGAGGCCGAGAAAGTATGATGCGGATGGGAACTTGAGATTATCGTATGCAGTTTCACCACCACCTGGATTTACTTTGTCATCTCCTTCTTCTGACTTTTCTTCGAAGAGGGGCCGAGGCCGGCCTCCTGGGTCCGGCAACTGGCAGCTTCTGGCTTCTTTAG GTGAACTGTTTGCCAACACAGCAGGAGGGGACTTTACGCCGCATGTGGTGACTGTAAATACAGGAGAG GATGTTGCATCAAAGATCCTCTCCTTTTCTCAAAAGGGTCCTAGAGGAATATGTGTTCTCTCCGCCAATGGAGCTGTTTCGAATGTTACTATTCGCCAGCCCGGTTCTTCTGGCGGTATCTTGACATATGAG GGCCGGTTTGAGATATTATCTTTGTCTGGGTCATTCACGGTCTCTGATTCTGGTGGTGCAAGAAGCAGGACAGGTGGATTAAGTGTCTCATTGGCTGGTCCTGATGGTCGCGTGATAGGTGGTGGAATTGCTGGCATATTGACTGCTGCTGGTCCAATCCAG ATTGTTGTCGGCAGCTTCATGCCCAATGGTTACAAGACACACAAAAGGAAGCACCATCGTGAACCTACGACTACCTCCATTATCCCACCTGCCCCAGATACAGTTACAGCTGCAAGACCAATCTCACAAGCAGCACCTGAAGTTGGCCCCTGTCTGAACTCAACATCCCCATCACATGGACAAAGCCATGGAGAAGCAGATGACAGTGTGAACAATAAACAGATTTCAAATGTAATATCTTTGCAGAGCGCTGCTTGGAATGGGTCTGAGCACAAATCTGAACAGAGACCCTCTCCTGACATCAATTTGACGGTGCCCAGTGAATAG